AGTTTTAGGAATTGCTGACACGGGCAGTCATTTGACTTGGCTACAATGCGCGCCTTGCACTAAATGCTACAAACAAAAAGATCCAATTTTTAATCCTGCAAAGTCAAGCACATATAAAAAAGTTCCATGCACTGCACGCCAATGTAGGAATGTATCAGGATATTGTGTACACTCTAATAATTGCAAATATACCCTGACATATGGCGATGGATCTACCTCAGGCGGAGACCTTGCTCTCGACACTATCACACTGGGATCAACTGCAAGATTCCCTAAAACTATCATAGGATGTGGACATAATACCAATggaagttttagtaaaaaaggTTCTGGGATTGTTGGCCTTGGAGGCAGCGCGACTTCTCTTGTTTCCCAATTGAGTACTTCTATTGCTGGCAAATTCTCCTACTGCTTGGTTCCATTTGACAAACCCACTGCCACAAGCAAATTGAATTTTGGTACAAATGCCGTGGTATCAGGTCCTAGAGCCGTGACTACACCCCTAGCTACCGGTGAATCTAACGTCTATTACACCCTAACACTTGAAGCAATTAGTGTTGGCCCAACAAAAATCACCTCAATTTTTGCCAAAGCAGCAGGGGGCAATATTATCATTGATTCAGGTACAACATTGACATTGTTGCCATCAGACTTGTACACCGGTTTTGAAGCAGCATTAAAAGCCCAAATTAAATTACCAGTCGTTAAAGACCCGAATGAAACCTTCAGTCTTTGCTTCGACTCCCCCGAATCTACTTTTAAAGTTCCAACTATCATAGCTCATTTCACCGGTGGTGCAGATGTGACGCTGAGTGCGCCCAACACTTACATTGGAGATGAAACAATTTCGTGCATGGCTTTCATTCCTGCAGGTGACTCAGTCGCCATTTTCGGTAACTTGGCCCAAGCTGATCAGTTGGTAGGCTATGATATTGTCAAGAAAACTGTGTCCTTCAAGCCAACGGATTGCACCAAGGCTTAACAATGCCTCTCTACCTatcttatgtttttctttttctttttttcactcttACAAATTCATTCGTTAGTTTTTTgagcataaaataaaaagaaattgctGGATCGTTGTTCTAATAAATTATGAATTGAATTTTGTTATTAGAAACTCATTCATTCATTTGTTTGTATTGTTATTAGAAACTACCTGTCGTAAATATCTACTGTTTTACAATACTGTATAAAGCAACATGTGCTACACACGTGATCAACTAATACGTGTGTCTTGACTTGATTAATTTGTTGTTGTAACTGACTTTAGGCAGTTAGTTAGTTCtgttatttttttcccctcatgaTTATGAATAGAAATCTTTTGTACCACTTTTTGTATTCcattttatatttcatcaaTCATAACTTGTCATgaggaaattattgtgtactcttttcattttttttttttgctctatttctttttctcatgcCCATAGGATGGGTAATTCTATAGTTCATAGCATTGCTAAACATGCGAGACATGTTAGCGATTAtttagtgtggatggaggatttTCCTCCAAATCCTCATGATGTTCTCTTAGCTTATTTTggctaatttttttcttttcttctcaaaaaaaagaaacgaTAAATTAAAGTTCATCATGAGACCTTTACAATGACTCCCCACTTGAACTAATTAGTGCTTGTTTAATTATAACTTAATCgaaattaaattataatcacACGTCACAAAAATGGCTAAGGCTTTTAATCAAAGATTTGATATTTTTGTGATATTGTTTATGTTTCAATTCTGATTTGGACTAGGGAATTGTCATTTTAATAGGAATTTCATGATCTTTAACATAGGCATAAATTTTTCATGATCGGATGTTTGGACTTTTGGTCAAACCTTGACTAAACCCTAATCATGGGCGGTAAAACTTattcaaaaataatgattttaggATGTTAAACTcttggaaaattaaaataatttattcaaTATATGTTTTGAACAAATTATTTCATGTAgttactttttttcctttcatattaATAATGCAATTTTTGGCCTTTTAGGgattaaattagtaattttggcATGCAAATCAAAGCCGTACAAGATATGGTATCAACAatataaacaacaacaataataggCCTCTTCCTTTTGATGTTCATTTTACATTGCCAAGAAGTAAGGTATTTGTGAATTTATTTGTCAGAATTAAAAATGTTAATCTCTTTTCTTCACAAACAACGTCAATGATATTTCAAGGtctaatttctatttatttatagtttaaaataaaaggttggGTCATAGGTTAGTCGATCAGGTCGGGTTAACTTGTTTTTATTCCAggtcaaaaattttgggttaaaGTCAAGTCCAATTTTTCTAtctctaatttgaattttggttgacataagaaatttgtttggatgaaggggaaattttttttcccaaatgtTAGGTTTTAAATATTTAGTTATAAATGTCTAGGAACTAAATTTGttgtatgttggcaaaccaagaataaaaacatgtctagtATAAGATCTTAGTGtctttaaagtgttttagacattgctcaagttGATACAAGTAAAGATTTAAGAATGTACAATCTGcagaaagaaaaattgaaaatatgtcaAGCTTAACCGATCAAAGAGAAGCCTTGACTAATTGAACTGTGATCTgcaaaattttgattgaagtCCAATAGCCTacgaaaatgtttagggtttgagTCCAACACCTactaggtataaaaggaaaaacctaaTACACATTTTTCAAGTCTTGAGAGTTACTCCTGTAAGATTTGTGAAGTTTTGTACGTTCTATCTCTATCAAGCACCTACCAAGGATCAAATCCATATTCCAATTACTGGTGGAGTAAATTTGTAGCCAATCCTTTAGCTATCAAGTGTCCTGAAGATCAAGGCATGAACAGGTGGTTCATGTGAGAATAGATCCAAATCAAGGAAGTTTGTGGAGTTCAGAGCTCAATTTTGTAAATCTCAACTTGATATACTTTGAAATGagttgtttcattggttttcttgtgTCATcacatcttgtgttatttaaatTTCCACTATACATGTTGATTGTGATGAATGTTTAACTTAGATCTGATTAATTGACCTAAGTAACTACTTGGGTAacaaattaggttaaacatattgTGTTTTTCAGGGGTCTAAAACttaacaagtggtattagagtagGTTAGCTCTTGATTTGGTAGTTTTCCCTAGAGTTAATCCTTGTCCCCTGCTGTCATGGATCGTGATCACTCTCTGGTGATCCCTCCCCACTTTGATGTGAATAACTATGTTTATTGGAAGGTGAGGATGAAAGTCGTCTTGAAA
This genomic stretch from Quercus robur chromosome 4, dhQueRobu3.1, whole genome shotgun sequence harbors:
- the LOC126721874 gene encoding aspartic proteinase CDR1-like, giving the protein MASLHSLPYLVALATTFFIVILCSLSLIEASNDGFSVELMHRNSPKSPFYDPSETPQQRLANALRRSINRVNHFRPTSSFSTNAVGSEIVPDSGEYLMQYAVGTPPVKVLGIADTGSHLTWLQCAPCTKCYKQKDPIFNPAKSSTYKKVPCTARQCRNVSGYCVHSNNCKYTLTYGDGSTSGGDLALDTITLGSTARFPKTIIGCGHNTNGSFSKKGSGIVGLGGSATSLVSQLSTSIAGKFSYCLVPFDKPTATSKLNFGTNAVVSGPRAVTTPLATGESNVYYTLTLEAISVGPTKITSIFAKAAGGNIIIDSGTTLTLLPSDLYTGFEAALKAQIKLPVVKDPNETFSLCFDSPESTFKVPTIIAHFTGGADVTLSAPNTYIGDETISCMAFIPAGDSVAIFGNLAQADQLVGYDIVKKTVSFKPTDCTKA